The following proteins come from a genomic window of Acinetobacter baumannii:
- the sdhD gene encoding succinate dehydrogenase, hydrophobic membrane anchor protein: protein MKSATGLTGSGSRDWFIQRVSAVVLAAYTVVLFGWILCKGGFDYQQWAGFMMTLPMKIFSLLAILSLIAHAWIGMWQVFTDYVTTRQMGPSAKGLRLVLTTAVIIAVFVYAIWGIQIFWAN, encoded by the coding sequence ATGAAAAGTGCTACAGGTTTAACAGGTTCAGGTTCTCGTGATTGGTTTATCCAGCGTGTAAGTGCTGTGGTATTGGCAGCTTATACTGTTGTTCTTTTTGGTTGGATCCTCTGCAAAGGCGGATTTGACTATCAACAATGGGCTGGCTTCATGATGACATTACCAATGAAGATTTTCTCTTTATTGGCAATTTTGTCGCTTATCGCACACGCATGGATTGGTATGTGGCAGGTTTTTACTGACTATGTCACTACTCGTCAAATGGGTCCTTCAGCGAAAGGTTTACGCCTTGTACTGACTACGGCTGTCATTATTGCAGTGTTTGTGTACGCAATCTGGGGTATCCAGATTTTCTGGGCGAATTGA
- the sdhC gene encoding succinate dehydrogenase, cytochrome b556 subunit — MPAVKSNRPVNLSMGQVLAVNLRSPVAIASILHRLSGVIVFLLVPVLLWILDKSLSSPEGFDYVKNVVFGNILVRFVVWVFVAGLIFHFIAGVKHLLADLGFAEELQSGRIAATISLILSVVAIIAAFVWIMF, encoded by the coding sequence ATGCCCGCTGTGAAAAGCAACAGACCTGTCAATTTGTCCATGGGTCAGGTGTTAGCGGTAAATTTACGCTCACCCGTGGCTATTGCATCAATTTTACACCGTTTATCAGGTGTCATCGTTTTCTTATTAGTACCAGTTCTCTTATGGATCCTAGATAAATCATTATCTTCACCAGAAGGATTTGACTACGTTAAAAATGTCGTTTTTGGAAATATCCTCGTACGTTTTGTTGTGTGGGTATTTGTAGCCGGCTTGATTTTCCACTTTATTGCTGGGGTTAAGCATTTGCTTGCAGATCTAGGTTTTGCTGAAGAACTGCAAAGCGGTCGTATTGCAGCGACAATTTCATTGATCTTATCTGTGGTAGCCATTATCGCAGCCTTTGTATGGATTATGTTCTAA
- the gltA gene encoding citrate synthase, with product MSEATGKKAVLHLDGKEIELPIYSGTLGPDVIDVKDVLASGHFTFDPGFMATASCESKITFIDGDKGILLHRGYPIDQLATQADYLETCYLLLNGELPTAEQKVEFDAKVRAHTMVHDQVSRFFNGFRRDAHPMAIMVGVVGALSAFYHNNLDIEDINHREITAIRLIAKIPTLAAWSYKYTVGQPFIYPRNDLNYAENFLHMMFATPADRDYKVNPVLARAMDRIFTLHADHEQNASTSTVRLAGSTGANPYACISAGISALWGPAHGGANEAVLKMLDEIGSVENVAEFMEKVKRKEVKLMGFGHRVYKNFDPRAKVMKQTCDEVLEALGINDPQLALAMELERIALNDPYFVERKLYPNVDFYSGIILKAIGIPTEMFTVIFALARTVGWISHWLEMHSGPYKIGRPRQLYTGEVQRDIKR from the coding sequence ATGTCTGAAGCAACTGGCAAAAAAGCCGTATTACATCTTGATGGCAAAGAAATTGAATTACCAATTTACAGTGGCACATTAGGTCCCGATGTAATCGACGTTAAAGATGTATTGGCCTCAGGTCACTTTACTTTTGATCCTGGTTTTATGGCGACAGCTTCATGCGAGTCTAAAATCACATTTATCGATGGTGACAAAGGTATTTTATTACACCGCGGTTACCCGATTGACCAGTTAGCGACTCAAGCAGACTACCTTGAAACTTGTTATTTATTATTAAATGGCGAGTTACCAACTGCTGAACAAAAAGTTGAGTTCGATGCGAAAGTTCGTGCTCATACTATGGTTCATGATCAAGTTAGCCGTTTCTTCAATGGTTTCCGTCGTGATGCTCACCCTATGGCAATCATGGTTGGTGTAGTAGGCGCATTATCTGCTTTCTATCACAACAACCTTGACATTGAAGACATCAACCACCGCGAAATTACTGCGATTCGTTTGATTGCTAAAATTCCAACGCTTGCTGCTTGGAGCTACAAATATACTGTAGGTCAGCCATTCATCTATCCACGTAATGACTTAAATTACGCGGAAAACTTCTTACACATGATGTTTGCAACTCCTGCAGACCGTGACTACAAAGTAAACCCTGTTCTTGCTCGTGCAATGGATCGTATCTTTACGCTTCACGCTGACCACGAACAAAACGCGTCTACTTCTACAGTTCGTCTTGCTGGTTCTACTGGTGCGAATCCATATGCGTGTATCTCTGCTGGTATCTCTGCTCTTTGGGGTCCTGCACACGGTGGTGCGAACGAAGCAGTTCTTAAAATGCTTGATGAAATCGGTAGCGTTGAAAATGTTGCTGAGTTCATGGAAAAAGTTAAACGCAAAGAAGTTAAACTTATGGGCTTCGGTCACCGCGTTTACAAAAACTTCGATCCACGCGCTAAAGTGATGAAGCAAACTTGTGACGAAGTTCTTGAAGCATTAGGTATCAATGATCCTCAATTAGCGCTTGCTATGGAACTTGAACGTATTGCATTGAACGACCCGTACTTTGTTGAACGTAAACTTTACCCTAACGTAGACTTCTACTCTGGTATCATCCTTAAAGCGATTGGTATCCCAACAGAAATGTTTACCGTTATCTTCGCTCTTGCACGTACAGTTGGCTGGATCAGTCACTGGTTAGAAATGCACAGCGGTCCTTACAAAATTGGTCGTCCTCGTCAGCTTTACACTGGTGAAGTGCAACGTGACATCAAGCGTTAA
- a CDS encoding DUF1289 domain-containing protein — protein sequence MSSDHRMLSLTPCAGRCSTVFGDQVCRGCRRFNHEVIQWNTYTAEQRLAVWKRLDDQLDQILVPMLPQANLQHVEGFILGKRVRLMEGASKGRKLYHALKICEKNKHLAHDSGLGISEAQVKQVWTEFERRILALAKASYELAWLRADGISHHLLNMFEEE from the coding sequence TTGAGTAGTGATCATCGAATGCTCTCTCTCACCCCATGTGCAGGGCGTTGTTCAACAGTTTTTGGTGATCAGGTATGTCGTGGTTGTCGCCGCTTTAACCATGAAGTAATTCAATGGAATACCTATACGGCAGAGCAGCGTTTAGCTGTCTGGAAGCGTTTAGATGATCAATTGGATCAGATTTTGGTACCTATGTTGCCGCAGGCGAATCTACAGCATGTAGAAGGATTTATATTAGGTAAACGTGTCAGGTTAATGGAAGGGGCGAGTAAAGGGCGTAAACTCTACCATGCCTTAAAAATATGTGAAAAGAATAAGCATTTAGCTCATGACAGTGGTTTAGGGATTTCAGAAGCGCAAGTTAAACAAGTATGGACTGAGTTTGAAAGACGTATTTTAGCTTTGGCCAAAGCAAGTTATGAGTTGGCTTGGCTAAGAGCTGATGGTATTAGTCATCACTTATTAAATATGTTTGAAGAAGAATAA
- the trhO gene encoding oxygen-dependent tRNA uridine(34) hydroxylase TrhO, producing MNATVEQLAPVEQQATAGWVVAALYQFKEVQDPADLQQRLLDLVKTINLCGTLIVAGEGINGTVAGDREAIDTIHQFLLNEGFNAMEYKESHSSDKPFRKMKIKLKKEIVTLGVEVKPRDLVGHYLDPKEWNELIARDDVILIDTRNDYEYKAGTFKGAIDPKTETFREFPEYVKKELEQHKDKKIAMFCTGGIRCEKSTSLLLQEGFKEVYHLKGGILKYLEETPPDESLWEGECFVFDGRTAVTHGVEEGANIKCHACGWPLTPEESALPSYEHGVSCLYCIDKTTEKQKAGFRMRQSQIAAAKRKRL from the coding sequence ATGAACGCTACTGTAGAACAGCTTGCACCTGTAGAACAGCAAGCGACCGCGGGTTGGGTTGTTGCAGCACTATATCAATTTAAAGAAGTTCAAGATCCAGCTGATCTTCAACAACGTCTTTTAGACTTAGTGAAAACAATTAACCTTTGCGGAACTCTGATTGTAGCAGGTGAAGGAATTAATGGCACCGTTGCTGGGGACCGTGAGGCAATTGATACGATTCATCAATTTTTGTTAAACGAAGGTTTTAACGCTATGGAATATAAAGAATCCCATAGTTCTGACAAACCTTTCCGTAAAATGAAAATCAAGCTTAAAAAAGAAATCGTGACTTTAGGCGTTGAAGTAAAACCTCGTGATTTAGTGGGTCACTATCTTGATCCTAAAGAATGGAATGAGCTTATTGCACGTGATGATGTGATTCTAATCGACACACGTAATGACTATGAATATAAAGCCGGAACTTTCAAGGGGGCGATTGACCCAAAAACAGAAACTTTCCGCGAATTTCCTGAATATGTAAAAAAAGAGTTAGAACAACATAAAGATAAGAAAATCGCGATGTTCTGTACGGGTGGTATTCGCTGCGAAAAATCAACTTCTTTACTTCTTCAAGAAGGCTTTAAAGAGGTTTACCACCTTAAAGGCGGTATTCTTAAATATTTAGAAGAAACTCCTCCTGATGAAAGCCTTTGGGAAGGCGAATGTTTCGTATTTGATGGACGTACTGCTGTAACGCATGGTGTTGAAGAAGGTGCAAACATTAAATGTCATGCTTGTGGCTGGCCTTTAACTCCTGAAGAGTCTGCGCTACCAAGCTATGAACATGGTGTTTCTTGCTTGTATTGTATTGATAAAACCACTGAAAAACAAAAAGCTGGTTTCCGTATGCGCCAATCACAAATTGCTGCCGCTAAACGTAAACGTCTATAA
- a CDS encoding YecA/YgfB family protein, which translates to MSALDLDQLSEYLDGDHNEYGLDFAATHGFLCAIAVGPQFDRWLDELFEGNQKKVPAEIIQQIKVWLESIRQDLANENGIEFPFEVEEADVESSLGDWSVGFVDAMFLNEEAWFAPEYEEQLVDLTLPIMVFSGIDEEDPQMESFRRNGQLMDELAEEIPDNLNELYLMYHTPN; encoded by the coding sequence ATGAGTGCATTAGATTTAGACCAATTAAGTGAATATCTAGATGGAGACCACAATGAGTATGGTCTAGACTTTGCTGCAACTCATGGATTTTTGTGTGCAATTGCAGTAGGTCCTCAGTTTGACCGTTGGTTAGATGAATTGTTCGAAGGTAACCAGAAAAAGGTTCCGGCTGAAATTATTCAACAAATCAAGGTTTGGCTAGAGTCGATTCGTCAAGATTTAGCAAATGAAAATGGGATTGAATTTCCATTTGAAGTTGAAGAAGCTGACGTTGAATCAAGCCTAGGTGATTGGAGTGTAGGGTTTGTTGATGCAATGTTCTTAAACGAAGAGGCATGGTTTGCCCCTGAGTATGAAGAACAATTGGTTGATTTGACTTTACCGATCATGGTTTTTAGCGGAATTGATGAAGAAGATCCACAGATGGAATCTTTCCGTCGCAATGGACAGTTAATGGATGAACTGGCAGAAGAAATCCCAGATAATTTGAATGAGTTATATTTGATGTACCATACTCCAAATTAA
- a CDS encoding PA3496 family putative envelope integrity protein: protein MSSTDFELDDNYGDDDDVGFDESSGKISAKESLEKRRLIDDLLAQRRLERELKDFDYDLDDDDLDDED, encoded by the coding sequence GTGTCTTCTACAGATTTTGAACTAGATGATAACTACGGCGATGATGATGATGTCGGTTTTGATGAGTCATCAGGCAAAATCAGTGCAAAAGAATCGTTGGAAAAACGTAGATTAATTGATGATCTATTGGCACAGCGCCGTTTAGAGCGTGAGTTAAAAGATTTCGATTATGATTTAGACGATGATGATCTTGATGACGAAGACTAA